A portion of the Permianibacter fluminis genome contains these proteins:
- a CDS encoding RDD family protein, giving the protein MLDGRLSLTTPEGVRLLLTPAGPAIRAAAWALDFIVWLVIAFFGIWIFSGSKLGAGVIGLILFVSYWGYPVICEVYFRGRSIGKRAFGLEVLRADGLPVGWRESALRNLIAVADFLPMLYASGLLCMLLDRRFRRLGDIVAGTQVVYHEKLPARSQFTDVQPLATSYPLTPEQQRILIGLFEREKKLPVERMQELASIAEPITGLTGAASLAELRGIAAGLTQ; this is encoded by the coding sequence GTGTTGGATGGCCGTTTATCTCTGACGACACCGGAAGGTGTGCGCTTGCTGTTGACCCCGGCCGGACCGGCCATTCGGGCCGCCGCGTGGGCGCTCGATTTCATTGTCTGGCTAGTCATCGCGTTTTTCGGCATCTGGATCTTTTCCGGCAGCAAACTCGGCGCCGGCGTGATCGGGCTCATCCTGTTTGTCAGTTACTGGGGCTACCCGGTGATCTGCGAGGTGTATTTCCGTGGCCGTTCGATTGGCAAACGCGCGTTTGGTCTGGAAGTGCTGCGTGCCGATGGCCTGCCGGTGGGCTGGCGTGAATCGGCGCTGCGCAATCTGATCGCCGTCGCCGATTTCCTGCCGATGCTTTATGCCAGCGGCCTGCTGTGCATGTTGCTTGATCGGCGCTTTCGCCGGCTGGGCGATATCGTTGCCGGCACTCAGGTGGTGTATCACGAGAAACTGCCCGCACGCAGCCAGTTCACCGACGTTCAGCCGCTCGCGACCAGCTATCCGCTGACGCCGGAGCAGCAGCGCATCCTCATCGGCCTGTTTGAACGGGAAAAGAAATTACCGGTCGAGCGGATGCAGGAACTCGCCAGCATTGCCGAACCGATCACCGGGTTGACCGGTGCCGCGTCGCTGGCGGAGTTGCGCGGCATTGCCGCCGGGCTGACCCAATGA
- a CDS encoding stage II sporulation protein M, with the protein MKQKTFETEQAALWTGIEAVLNGSAKQLDDFPAQYRRLCQSLALARQRGYSPSLTDYLQKLVLDCHRRLYGVEIERPMLLRLWLSHTFPQRVREEWRLLALASLTFFGVALVTGLLVWFKPHWAYSFMSGAELNQFHGMYQPGQTAVGRGGSEGDVAMFGFYIWNNVSIGFRTFASGIFAGVPTLISLGSNGMHLGVVGSWLSMDASTRPVFWSFVITHSSFEITGLLLSGVAGMRLGLALIHPGRLSRRHALLAASERMFPIIVGAALLTVLAAFFEGFWSASASISQPVKFIVGGICWLTVLLYFAFAGRVTR; encoded by the coding sequence ATGAAGCAGAAAACTTTCGAAACCGAACAAGCGGCGTTGTGGACGGGAATCGAAGCCGTGCTGAACGGCTCGGCCAAACAGCTTGATGATTTTCCGGCCCAGTATCGCCGGCTGTGTCAGTCGCTGGCACTGGCCAGGCAGCGCGGTTACTCGCCGTCACTGACCGATTATCTGCAAAAACTGGTGCTCGATTGTCACCGCCGTTTGTATGGCGTGGAGATCGAGCGGCCGATGCTGCTGCGGCTGTGGTTGAGCCATACTTTTCCGCAGCGGGTGCGCGAAGAGTGGCGCTTGCTGGCGCTGGCATCGCTGACATTTTTCGGCGTCGCGCTGGTGACCGGTTTGCTGGTCTGGTTCAAACCGCACTGGGCCTACAGTTTCATGTCTGGCGCCGAGCTCAATCAATTTCATGGCATGTATCAGCCGGGCCAAACGGCGGTCGGTCGTGGCGGCAGCGAAGGCGATGTGGCGATGTTCGGGTTTTATATCTGGAACAACGTCTCGATTGGTTTTCGGACCTTTGCCAGCGGTATTTTTGCCGGCGTGCCAACCCTGATCAGTCTCGGCTCCAATGGCATGCACCTCGGCGTGGTTGGCAGCTGGCTCAGCATGGATGCCAGCACGCGACCGGTGTTCTGGTCGTTTGTCATCACCCATTCCAGTTTTGAAATCACCGGTCTGCTGTTGTCCGGCGTCGCTGGCATGCGGCTTGGTCTGGCGCTGATTCACCCGGGTCGCCTGAGTCGTCGGCATGCCTTGCTGGCAGCTAGTGAGCGGATGTTTCCGATCATTGTCGGCGCGGCATTACTGACCGTGCTGGCGGCTTTCTTTGAAGGCTTCTGGTCGGCCAGCGCCAGCATTTCACAGCCGGTCAAATTTATTGTCGGTGGCATCTGCTGGCTGACGGTGCTGCTCTATTTCGCGTTCGCCGGTCGGGTGACGCGCTGA
- a CDS encoding DUF4350 domain-containing protein — MSVASVSSRRMKKNILLGGLTVLLLALSVWAWFHFMEKRWLALPHFSPEAARNPMLASTQLLKRFHYDVKADGSLQSLLRQPLPDGTLIMADAGGIFTEEQADDLLAWVARGNTLIVQPQWSSAKAVQDASEADEADAQDHAQDHAKDHANPADAILTDPIGDYLGVSIRYGDRDKHAELDLSSCKSKAPVADDEGGEATLPESDSAAADTGAAEDSASEPDVTNQDRVSAEPQQDFSVNADVAADVDADADADVDVDAATAADTDPLTDKDGPAAQDDQKKPKIAFDEIAFPQLAYPLQVARENIYLDSEDESFSPLLTDASGGSVRVYEEGDGHIVLLASNFFNNGSLGHRDHGELLLTLLKLKPEHKRVWIVTDLDMPAWYDALWQYYRWPVIGVAVLLLIWLWRALQRFGPLLPEPSLARRAQLEHVDASGRWLWQVACGRERLLLAARHDVEAALQRQAPELGKLQGDARIARIAALCELPTDEVQLALVAPPARLPVAFTRQIQLLQKMRQHHD; from the coding sequence ATGAGCGTTGCCAGCGTGTCGTCGCGGCGAATGAAAAAAAATATCCTGCTCGGCGGACTGACGGTGCTGTTATTGGCGCTGTCGGTGTGGGCCTGGTTTCATTTCATGGAAAAGCGCTGGCTGGCGCTGCCGCATTTTTCGCCCGAGGCGGCTCGCAATCCCATGCTGGCCAGCACGCAATTGCTGAAACGCTTTCATTACGACGTGAAAGCCGATGGTTCGCTGCAATCCTTGCTGCGGCAACCGCTGCCCGACGGCACGCTGATCATGGCCGATGCCGGTGGCATTTTCACCGAGGAACAGGCCGATGACTTGCTGGCCTGGGTCGCACGCGGCAACACCCTGATTGTCCAGCCGCAATGGTCGTCAGCAAAAGCCGTGCAGGACGCATCGGAAGCGGACGAAGCGGATGCACAAGACCATGCCCAAGACCATGCAAAAGATCATGCCAATCCGGCTGATGCCATCCTGACTGACCCGATCGGCGACTACCTTGGTGTCTCGATCCGTTACGGGGATCGTGATAAGCACGCCGAGCTCGATCTGTCCTCCTGCAAGAGCAAAGCCCCGGTTGCCGACGACGAGGGCGGGGAGGCCACGCTGCCAGAATCTGATTCTGCCGCTGCCGATACCGGAGCCGCAGAAGACAGCGCAAGCGAACCGGATGTCACCAATCAGGACCGTGTCAGTGCAGAGCCGCAGCAAGACTTTTCAGTCAATGCCGACGTTGCTGCCGATGTCGATGCCGATGCAGATGCAGACGTCGACGTTGACGCTGCGACGGCGGCCGATACCGATCCACTAACCGACAAGGACGGCCCGGCGGCGCAAGATGACCAGAAAAAACCGAAGATAGCGTTTGATGAAATCGCGTTTCCGCAGCTGGCGTATCCGCTGCAAGTCGCGCGCGAGAACATTTATCTCGACAGCGAAGACGAAAGTTTTTCGCCGCTGCTGACCGATGCCAGCGGTGGCTCGGTCCGGGTGTACGAAGAAGGCGATGGCCATATCGTGCTGCTGGCCAGCAATTTCTTCAACAACGGTTCACTGGGCCATCGTGATCACGGCGAGTTGCTGCTGACCCTGCTCAAGCTAAAGCCCGAGCACAAGCGGGTCTGGATCGTCACTGATTTGGATATGCCGGCCTGGTACGACGCGCTCTGGCAGTATTACCGGTGGCCGGTTATCGGTGTGGCGGTGTTGCTGCTGATCTGGTTGTGGCGGGCGCTGCAACGGTTCGGGCCCTTGCTGCCGGAACCGAGTCTGGCCCGGCGCGCGCAACTGGAGCATGTCGATGCCAGCGGTCGCTGGTTGTGGCAAGTGGCATGTGGTCGCGAGCGCCTGCTGCTGGCGGCCAGACACGATGTTGAAGCGGCGCTGCAACGGCAGGCGCCGGAGCTGGGCAAATTGCAGGGCGATGCCCGCATTGCCCGAATTGCCGCGCTCTGTGAGTTGCCAACCGATGAGGTGCAGCTGGCGCTGGTGGCGCCACCGGCACGGTTGCCGGTGGCCTTTACCCGTCAAATACAATTGTTACAGAAGATGAGACAGCACCATGACTGA
- a CDS encoding AAA family ATPase: MTDINETVAPTSAPSNADKAAQAGEIVRRLSEEVRRVVVGQQAVVEQVLACFLAGGHVLIEGVPGLGKTLLVKALAKTFSGQFNRIQFTPDLMPADVMGHSIFDLKDQVFSVRKGPVFTNLLLADEINRAPAKTQSALLEVMQERQVTIEGTSHQLASPFMVLATQNPLENEGTYPLPEAQLDRFLVNVRMQYPNEHDEIAMLQQVTANRIGDGLDVGAVNALVSADMVNKLQQFVARIRVDDSLAAYAVQLTRATRDWPGIAIGAGPRGAIALVRIARAMALIAGRDFVTPDDIKSACLPVLRHRIALSPESELDGLSTDSLLKALVEQIPAPRS, encoded by the coding sequence ATGACTGATATCAATGAAACCGTTGCGCCGACCAGCGCGCCAAGCAATGCCGACAAGGCCGCGCAAGCCGGCGAAATTGTCCGCCGACTCAGCGAAGAAGTGCGCCGTGTGGTCGTCGGTCAGCAAGCGGTGGTGGAGCAAGTGCTGGCCTGCTTCCTGGCCGGTGGTCATGTCCTGATCGAAGGCGTGCCGGGGCTTGGCAAAACCTTGCTGGTCAAGGCGCTGGCGAAAACCTTTTCCGGCCAATTCAATCGTATTCAGTTCACCCCGGATCTGATGCCGGCTGATGTCATGGGCCATTCCATTTTTGATTTGAAAGACCAGGTATTCAGTGTTCGCAAAGGGCCGGTGTTCACCAACCTGCTGCTGGCTGACGAGATCAACCGGGCGCCGGCGAAAACCCAATCGGCATTGCTGGAAGTGATGCAGGAGCGGCAGGTGACCATTGAAGGCACCAGCCATCAACTGGCGTCGCCGTTCATGGTGCTGGCGACGCAAAACCCGCTGGAAAATGAAGGCACCTATCCGTTGCCGGAAGCGCAGCTGGATCGGTTTCTGGTCAACGTCCGGATGCAGTATCCGAATGAGCATGACGAGATTGCCATGCTGCAGCAAGTGACCGCCAACCGGATCGGTGACGGACTCGATGTCGGTGCTGTCAATGCGCTGGTCAGTGCCGACATGGTCAACAAGCTGCAGCAGTTTGTCGCCCGCATCCGGGTGGACGATTCGCTGGCCGCTTACGCGGTGCAGTTGACTCGCGCGACCCGCGACTGGCCCGGTATTGCCATTGGCGCCGGCCCGCGCGGCGCCATTGCGCTGGTGCGTATTGCCCGGGCGATGGCGTTGATCGCCGGTCGTGATTTTGTCACGCCGGATGACATCAAGTCGGCCTGCCTGCCGGTATTGCGGCACCGCATTGCGCTGTCGCCGGAAAGCGAACTCGACGGCCTCAGCACCGACAGTTTGCTGAAAGCGCTGGTCGAACAAATTCCTGCGCCGCGCAGCTGA
- a CDS encoding DUF58 domain-containing protein — protein MTPSRRLYGLTAAWAGLALIASFWPSVLLIWISCGIAIALLAIVDALRSRGAPRLLVQRQLAGVWPVNVAGVVSLTVQNQDRRQLQFELFDDYPTGWQIEGMPHRTVLAPAASVCIQYRATAPQRGDSHFGSPHLLVSSVFGLWQFGHRLGPGSDVKVFPDFSSLLGHTLTATDRRVSSAGLLRKRRRGEGTDFRQLREYRQGDSQRAIDWKATARSRKLISREYQEERDQQVVFLLDTGRRMLAQDAQHNHFDHALNAILTLSLVAQKQGDAIGLMTFGASQRWLAPQKGRAGLDRLLAGCYDLQPAEVAPDYTLAASQLLRKLHKRAFVVLVTNLRDEDDTAIRTAYDMLARKHLVICASMRERALDAAIAAPVQQFSEALRYAATSHYLQQRREAIRQIGMRADHLIDVVPAMLSATLTNRYLDIKESGAL, from the coding sequence ATGACGCCGTCACGCCGTTTGTACGGGCTCACTGCTGCCTGGGCCGGGCTGGCCCTGATCGCCAGTTTCTGGCCGTCGGTGCTGCTGATTTGGATCAGCTGCGGCATCGCGATCGCGCTGCTGGCAATCGTCGATGCGCTGCGTTCCCGCGGCGCACCGCGTTTGCTGGTGCAGCGCCAACTGGCCGGGGTCTGGCCGGTCAATGTGGCCGGCGTGGTCAGTTTGACCGTGCAAAACCAGGATCGCCGCCAACTGCAATTTGAGCTGTTCGATGACTACCCGACCGGTTGGCAAATCGAAGGCATGCCGCACCGGACGGTGCTGGCACCGGCGGCCAGCGTGTGCATTCAGTACCGCGCCACGGCGCCGCAACGTGGCGACAGCCATTTTGGTTCGCCGCATCTGCTGGTCAGTTCGGTGTTTGGGCTCTGGCAGTTTGGTCATAGGCTCGGGCCTGGCAGCGACGTCAAGGTTTTCCCGGATTTTTCCAGCTTGCTGGGACACACATTGACCGCGACCGATCGGCGGGTCAGCAGTGCCGGATTGCTGCGCAAACGCCGGCGTGGCGAAGGCACTGATTTTCGCCAACTGCGCGAATACCGGCAGGGCGACAGCCAGCGCGCCATCGACTGGAAAGCCACCGCGCGCTCACGCAAGCTGATCAGCCGCGAGTATCAGGAAGAGCGCGATCAGCAGGTGGTGTTTCTGCTTGATACCGGTCGCCGGATGCTGGCGCAGGATGCGCAGCACAATCATTTTGATCATGCGCTCAACGCCATTTTGACGCTAAGTCTGGTCGCGCAAAAACAGGGCGATGCCATTGGTTTGATGACCTTCGGTGCCAGCCAGCGCTGGCTGGCGCCACAGAAAGGTCGGGCCGGGCTGGACCGGCTGCTTGCCGGTTGTTATGACCTGCAACCGGCCGAGGTCGCGCCCGATTACACGCTGGCCGCCAGCCAGTTGTTGCGCAAGCTGCACAAGCGGGCGTTTGTCGTGCTGGTGACCAATCTGCGCGACGAAGACGACACCGCCATCCGCACCGCCTATGACATGCTGGCGCGCAAACATCTGGTCATCTGTGCCAGCATGCGCGAACGCGCGCTGGATGCCGCCATCGCCGCGCCTGTGCAGCAGTTCAGCGAGGCGCTGCGGTATGCGGCGACCAGCCATTATCTGCAGCAGCGCCGCGAAGCGATTCGGCAAATCGGCATGCGCGCCGACCATCTGATCGATGTCGTGCCGGCGATGCTCAGCGCCACGCTGACCAATCGCTATCTCGATATCAAGGAAAGTGGGGCGTTGTAA
- a CDS encoding DUF805 domain-containing protein codes for MANPYSAPAADLNSLAGEETYEPQVFAVNGRIGRMRYLAYSLVMSLLAYVVFAVLFGIGMAIGGMGVGFIMLLLGYIPMLAVTFILARRRLNDLDKSGWLSLLLIVPLVNLGLILYMIFAAGTAGTNQFGPQPSPNSTLVKVGALVTPVLFVVGIIAAIALPAYQDYVNRAKQAEAAAQEAAQYDEQADSQEAQYGQDDGQYESQDGAEEVSSDDSQYGTSDDAQYETQDASQEEATSESQEDAPTETP; via the coding sequence ATGGCAAATCCGTATTCGGCACCAGCAGCCGATCTCAATTCGCTGGCCGGGGAAGAAACTTACGAACCGCAGGTGTTCGCGGTAAATGGCCGTATTGGTCGCATGCGTTATCTGGCGTATTCGCTGGTGATGAGCTTGCTGGCGTATGTGGTATTCGCCGTGCTGTTCGGTATTGGCATGGCCATTGGCGGTATGGGCGTCGGCTTCATCATGCTGCTGCTCGGCTATATCCCGATGCTGGCAGTCACCTTCATTTTGGCGCGCCGTCGCCTGAACGATCTCGACAAGTCTGGCTGGTTGTCATTGCTGCTGATCGTGCCCTTGGTCAACCTTGGTCTGATTCTCTATATGATTTTTGCTGCCGGCACCGCCGGTACCAACCAGTTTGGCCCGCAGCCGAGCCCGAACAGCACACTGGTGAAAGTTGGCGCTCTGGTCACGCCGGTGCTATTCGTCGTGGGCATCATTGCCGCTATTGCCTTGCCGGCCTATCAGGATTACGTCAATCGCGCCAAGCAAGCCGAAGCCGCTGCTCAGGAAGCCGCCCAATACGACGAGCAAGCGGACTCGCAAGAAGCGCAGTACGGTCAGGACGATGGTCAGTACGAGTCGCAGGATGGCGCTGAAGAGGTTTCTTCCGACGATAGCCAATACGGCACTTCAGACGACGCGCAATACGAAACGCAAGATGCCTCGCAAGAAGAAGCCACTTCCGAAAGCCAGGAAGACGCTCCGACCGAAACGCCGTAA
- a CDS encoding cupin domain-containing protein: protein MSEQIKADQTPSNQNQSEKPIPTAVVAADLPPRSKPSIYPAPFAVLMQGREKRVLGDVFGLVNFGVNLTRLQPGALSALRHAHSRQDEFIYILQGQPTLLTDEGETLLTPGMCAGFKHGTGNGHQLHNRSDTEVVYLEVGDRSAGDAVTYPDDDLRADFVDGSWRFAHKDGQPY, encoded by the coding sequence ATGTCTGAGCAAATCAAAGCCGACCAAACCCCGTCCAATCAAAACCAGTCCGAAAAACCCATCCCTACCGCCGTGGTCGCGGCTGACCTGCCGCCGCGCAGCAAACCGTCCATCTATCCGGCGCCATTTGCCGTACTGATGCAGGGCCGCGAGAAGCGGGTGCTCGGCGATGTGTTCGGCTTGGTGAATTTTGGTGTCAACCTGACCCGATTGCAGCCGGGGGCGTTGTCTGCCTTGCGCCACGCCCACAGCAGACAGGATGAGTTCATTTACATCCTGCAAGGCCAGCCGACGTTGCTGACCGACGAAGGCGAAACGCTGTTGACGCCCGGCATGTGCGCCGGGTTCAAACACGGCACCGGCAATGGCCATCAGTTGCATAACCGCAGCGATACCGAGGTGGTGTATCTGGAAGTGGGCGATCGCAGTGCCGGTGATGCCGTTACCTACCCGGATGATGATCTGCGCGCCGATTTTGTTGACGGTAGCTGGCGCTTTGCCCACAAGGACGGCCAGCCGTATTGA
- a CDS encoding GreA/GreB family elongation factor, which produces MSRAFVKESDGDGPDELPELPLSPHPNYVTARGLALLQRRLAGVEQQLLALPSTAVDSRLARAELAREQRWLQARLGSARLVNTRAANVLAGADSQRDVRVDFGAKVELIDDNGQRYQYRIVGEDEADPEQGRISWLSPLARALKGAQVGDSVRWSRPAGDREIELLAIDFRPDAVTD; this is translated from the coding sequence ATGAGCCGCGCATTCGTCAAGGAAAGTGACGGCGACGGTCCGGACGAGCTGCCCGAACTGCCGCTCAGCCCACATCCCAATTACGTCACCGCACGCGGTCTGGCGCTGCTGCAGCGCCGGCTGGCGGGCGTCGAACAGCAACTGCTTGCCTTGCCGAGCACGGCGGTCGACAGCCGGCTGGCACGCGCCGAGCTGGCGCGCGAACAGCGCTGGCTGCAAGCCCGGCTGGGCAGTGCGCGGCTGGTCAATACCCGCGCGGCGAACGTATTGGCCGGTGCCGACAGCCAACGCGATGTTCGCGTTGATTTTGGCGCCAAGGTCGAGCTGATCGACGACAACGGTCAGCGCTATCAATACCGGATTGTCGGCGAAGACGAGGCCGATCCGGAGCAGGGCCGGATCAGTTGGCTGAGCCCGTTGGCGCGCGCACTGAAGGGCGCGCAGGTGGGCGACAGCGTGCGCTGGTCGCGGCCGGCCGGTGATCGCGAGATCGAGCTGCTAGCCATCGATTTTCGGCCGGACGCCGTGACCGATTGA
- a CDS encoding EAL domain-containing protein gives MSLFRRLWLLLVVLLLLLTLLLGVYAQRLREWPVLDDELSSLLVHVQAAENWRDVEARRQSFAELIARAQPYQLVLRNGHGEVLEQFPTSAKLLPPNALQLRLPANLPDGPGELEIALNHQQIYPWGRWWLALTGLCFGLSLLGGWWLHRLLAGERRARVVAEQIIAGERDPALVADDDARTVLSAFAKLLVENRDYANAQVKAIDQVRRRSFVDGDTGLGNRSYFDAHLDVLLHERDANASGVLVLLELGEPFQDAVEQDKLVRLLAQLLHQHSAQYPQHILARRERNSFSALLPGMTAREVHIYCRKLLRELSSHVERSHGTDAKDPHESRLAHIGAVCYRAGADAYKLLAEADMAVRFAQQEEQATGWHMFESGEVQEAGLMGRVRWRSLLERIIEQRKAVLHYHPVVIGADRRIAFHEVLSRVPGDNGELFTAATFLPMAQRVGLAVPFDRMVCDQVLKSLLFGPLAGQMLSVNLSHDAVQDPTFRMWLLEHLAQNRPLAERLVFEVGEHVACQLSSGEQQFFEALNRCGAALAVEHVGQPQYSANYLQPGLYRFIKLHRSLTRGIETDHSHQDFVRGLAAVGSAAGATVLAECVETDSQWQMLLSLGVSGGQGYLFGRPEAKIQTEAATANVA, from the coding sequence ATGTCCCTGTTCCGTCGCTTGTGGTTACTGCTGGTTGTGCTGCTGCTGCTGCTGACTTTGCTGCTCGGCGTCTACGCCCAGCGTCTGCGCGAATGGCCGGTGCTCGATGACGAGCTCAGCAGCTTGCTGGTGCATGTCCAGGCCGCTGAAAACTGGCGTGATGTCGAAGCCCGTCGGCAAAGTTTTGCCGAATTGATTGCCCGTGCGCAGCCGTATCAGCTGGTGCTGCGCAATGGTCACGGCGAGGTGCTGGAGCAATTCCCGACGTCGGCGAAATTGCTGCCACCGAATGCCCTGCAACTGCGGCTGCCGGCCAATTTGCCCGACGGCCCCGGTGAACTGGAAATCGCCCTGAACCATCAGCAGATCTATCCGTGGGGGCGCTGGTGGCTGGCGCTCACCGGGCTGTGCTTTGGCTTGAGTCTGCTCGGCGGTTGGTGGCTGCACCGGTTGCTGGCCGGCGAGCGCCGCGCCCGCGTCGTGGCTGAGCAAATCATTGCCGGCGAGCGCGACCCGGCGCTGGTCGCCGACGATGATGCCCGCACGGTGCTGTCGGCGTTCGCCAAGTTGCTGGTGGAGAACCGCGATTACGCCAATGCCCAGGTCAAGGCGATCGATCAGGTGCGCCGGCGTTCGTTTGTCGACGGTGACACCGGGCTTGGCAATCGCAGTTATTTCGATGCCCATCTCGATGTGCTGCTGCATGAGCGCGATGCCAATGCCAGTGGCGTGCTGGTGCTGCTGGAGCTCGGTGAGCCGTTTCAGGATGCGGTCGAGCAGGACAAGCTGGTGCGCTTGCTGGCGCAACTGCTGCATCAACACAGCGCGCAGTATCCGCAACATATTCTGGCCCGGCGTGAACGCAACAGTTTTTCGGCGCTGCTGCCCGGCATGACCGCGCGCGAAGTGCACATCTATTGCCGCAAGCTGTTGCGCGAATTGAGCAGCCATGTCGAACGCAGCCATGGCACGGATGCGAAAGACCCGCACGAAAGCCGGCTCGCCCACATTGGCGCCGTTTGTTATCGCGCCGGCGCCGATGCCTACAAACTGCTGGCTGAGGCCGACATGGCCGTGCGTTTTGCCCAGCAGGAAGAGCAGGCCACCGGCTGGCACATGTTTGAAAGCGGCGAAGTGCAGGAAGCCGGGCTGATGGGCCGGGTGCGCTGGCGCTCCTTGCTGGAGCGGATCATCGAGCAGCGCAAGGCCGTCTTGCATTACCACCCGGTGGTGATTGGCGCCGACCGGCGCATTGCCTTTCATGAGGTGTTGTCGCGTGTGCCCGGCGACAATGGCGAATTGTTTACCGCCGCCACGTTTTTGCCGATGGCGCAGCGGGTGGGACTGGCGGTGCCGTTTGACCGCATGGTTTGCGATCAGGTGTTGAAGTCACTGCTGTTCGGGCCGCTGGCGGGACAAATGCTGTCAGTGAATCTGAGTCACGATGCGGTTCAGGATCCGACTTTCCGGATGTGGCTGCTGGAGCATCTGGCGCAAAACCGGCCGCTCGCCGAGCGGCTGGTGTTTGAAGTCGGTGAGCATGTGGCCTGCCAACTCAGCAGCGGTGAGCAGCAGTTTTTCGAAGCACTGAATCGCTGCGGTGCCGCGCTGGCGGTGGAGCATGTCGGCCAGCCACAGTACTCGGCCAATTATCTGCAACCGGGTTTGTATCGCTTCATCAAGCTGCATCGCAGTCTGACCCGCGGCATCGAAACCGATCACAGTCATCAGGATTTTGTCCGCGGTCTGGCAGCGGTCGGCAGCGCCGCCGGCGCCACGGTGTTGGCCGAATGCGTCGAAACCGACAGCCAATGGCAAATGCTGTTGTCGCTTGGGGTCAGCGGCGGCCAGGGTTATCTGTTCGGTCGGCCGGAAGCGAAAATTCAGACGGAGGCAGCGACCGCCAACGTCGCCTGA
- a CDS encoding DUF2057 domain-containing protein, whose protein sequence is MTKHLLTALLLAAWLHPGLALAGELQVPEQFDVLMVNGKEFPATLSRTKTVALSTGRNVVIIEFDKIYDADYGDSHDRVHSAPFALVFNAAATDQLQLFGPELNSGADAKRYVKAPTVQLLTAGNQPVALQQLPVTELNGLLVADNRVENKAEQGAATTITAAPVMASDLAGPVASKTAAAPDALQMLSYWWQQASAEQRAEFLRQITH, encoded by the coding sequence ATGACAAAACATTTACTGACTGCGCTGCTGCTGGCAGCCTGGCTGCATCCCGGCCTTGCTCTGGCGGGCGAACTGCAAGTGCCGGAGCAGTTTGATGTGCTGATGGTCAACGGCAAAGAGTTTCCGGCCACGCTCAGTCGGACCAAGACGGTGGCGCTGAGCACCGGCCGCAATGTCGTGATTATCGAATTCGACAAGATTTACGATGCCGATTATGGCGACAGCCATGATCGCGTGCACTCGGCGCCATTCGCGCTGGTGTTCAATGCCGCGGCAACCGATCAGCTGCAATTGTTCGGGCCGGAACTGAATTCCGGTGCCGACGCCAAGCGCTACGTCAAAGCACCAACGGTGCAACTGTTGACAGCCGGAAACCAACCCGTCGCGCTGCAGCAACTGCCGGTGACCGAATTGAATGGCCTGCTGGTGGCAGACAACCGGGTGGAAAACAAGGCGGAACAGGGCGCGGCCACAACGATCACTGCAGCGCCCGTGATGGCCTCGGATCTGGCCGGCCCGGTTGCCAGCAAAACCGCCGCCGCACCGGATGCCCTGCAGATGCTGAGCTATTGGTGGCAACAGGCCTCAGCAGAGCAGCGCGCGGAATTTTTGCGCCAGATCACACACTGA